Proteins from one Juglans microcarpa x Juglans regia isolate MS1-56 chromosome 1S, Jm3101_v1.0, whole genome shotgun sequence genomic window:
- the LOC121246353 gene encoding 60S ribosomal protein L23a-2-like translates to MAPAKGDVTKRGDPKAQALKAAKAVKSGPVFKKKAKKIRTSVTFHRPKTLEKERNPKYPRISAPPRNKLDHYQILKYPLTTESAMKKIEDNNTLVFIVDIRADKKKIKAAVKKMYDIQAKKVNTLIRPDGTKKAYVRLTPDYDALDVANKIGII, encoded by the exons ATGGCTCCTGCTAAAG GTGATGTTACTAAAAGGGGTGATCCAAAGGCTCAAGCCTTGAAGGCTGCCAAAGCTGTGAAATCAGGTCCAGTCTTTAAGAAGAAAGCCAAGAAGATCCGGACATCAGTTACATTTCATCGGCCAAAGACATTGGAGAAGGAGAGGAACCCTAAATATCCTCGCATCAGTGCTCCCCCAAGAAATAAGTTGGATCATTACCAGATTCTCAAGTATCCCTTGACTACTGAGTCTGCAATGAAGAAGATTGAGGACAATAACACGCTGGTTTTCATTGTTGACATCCGTGCTGACAAGAAGAAGATCAAAGCTGCTGTGAAGAAGATGTATGACATTCAGGCCAAGAAGGTGAACACTTTGATCAG GCCTGATGGAACCAAGAAGGCTTATGTTAGGTTGACACCGGACTATGATGCCTTGGACGTGGCGAACAAGATTGGCATCATCTAA